The proteins below are encoded in one region of Streptomyces sp. NBC_00490:
- a CDS encoding Rieske (2Fe-2S) protein: MTTHGPTRRTVLLATGAAAFTVGCGEYGNEGDSGSDTVEASAGQELAKTGEIPVGGGKIFKDEKVVVTQPKEGEFKAFTSICTHQQCPVANVDGGTINCTCHGSKFSITDGSVENPPAPRPLAEKKITVQGDSIRLA, from the coding sequence ATGACGACTCACGGCCCGACGCGACGCACGGTCCTCCTCGCGACCGGGGCCGCGGCGTTCACCGTCGGCTGCGGCGAGTACGGCAACGAGGGCGACTCCGGGTCCGACACCGTCGAGGCCTCCGCCGGCCAGGAGCTTGCGAAGACCGGTGAGATCCCGGTCGGCGGCGGCAAGATCTTCAAGGACGAGAAGGTCGTCGTCACCCAGCCGAAGGAAGGCGAGTTCAAGGCCTTCACCAGCATCTGCACCCACCAGCAGTGCCCGGTGGCCAACGTCGACGGCGGCACCATCAACTGCACCTGCCACGGCAGCAAGTTCAGCATCACGGACGGCTCGGTGGAGAACCCGCCGGCGCCCCGCCCGCTGGCCGAGAAGAAGATCACGGTGCAAGGCGACTCGATCCGGCTGGCCTAG
- a CDS encoding ADP-ribosylglycohydrolase family protein, with the protein MTATTVRKRAATGALLGLALGDALGFPTEFNDVPSILAKCGPWREMELPKPAIVTDDTQMTLALGRGLRTAMDRGLLAPKRMERPVREEFVDWYQSPENNRAPGRTCLVACNLLKTEGRLWQDASQIHSKGCGANMRVAPVGLVPGLSDEQRSGAAQLQSALTHGHPTALAASDLTAHAVRLLAQGAEPTGLVGLLRSYALENRTRYHHHWLGDLWTRSQDPTPEHFIARGWDECLEILGRLQEAVRSVSPETDPCLATGEGWIAEEALATGLLCFLLFVDEPVTALRRAACTAGDSDSIACLAGAFAGAYHGAGVWPVEWADRIEYQSELATLGALWD; encoded by the coding sequence ATGACCGCCACGACCGTCAGGAAGCGCGCCGCCACGGGAGCCCTGCTGGGGCTCGCCCTGGGGGACGCGCTGGGCTTCCCGACCGAGTTCAACGACGTGCCGTCGATCCTCGCCAAGTGCGGGCCGTGGCGGGAGATGGAGCTGCCGAAGCCGGCGATCGTCACGGACGACACGCAGATGACGCTGGCGTTGGGGCGAGGGCTGCGCACGGCCATGGACCGCGGGCTGCTCGCGCCCAAGCGGATGGAGCGTCCGGTGCGCGAGGAGTTCGTGGACTGGTACCAGTCGCCGGAGAACAACCGCGCGCCGGGCCGGACCTGTCTCGTCGCGTGCAACCTGCTGAAGACCGAAGGGCGCCTGTGGCAGGACGCCAGCCAGATCCACTCCAAGGGCTGCGGCGCCAACATGCGCGTCGCCCCCGTCGGACTGGTCCCCGGTCTGAGCGACGAACAGCGCTCCGGCGCCGCCCAGTTGCAGTCCGCGCTCACGCACGGGCACCCGACCGCGCTCGCCGCGTCCGACCTCACCGCGCACGCCGTACGGCTGCTCGCGCAGGGTGCCGAGCCGACCGGACTGGTGGGGCTGCTGCGGTCGTACGCCCTCGAGAACCGCACCCGTTATCACCACCACTGGCTCGGCGACCTGTGGACCCGCAGCCAGGACCCGACTCCCGAGCACTTCATCGCGCGCGGCTGGGACGAGTGCCTGGAGATCCTCGGGCGCCTTCAGGAAGCGGTCCGTTCCGTGTCCCCGGAGACCGATCCGTGTCTGGCGACCGGTGAGGGGTGGATCGCCGAGGAGGCGCTGGCTACCGGGCTGCTGTGCTTCCTGCTGTTCGTCGACGAACCGGTGACGGCCCTGCGGCGGGCCGCCTGCACCGCCGGGGACTCCGACTCGATCGCCTGTCTGGCGGGGGCCTTCGCGGGGGCGTACCACGGGGCCGGCGTATGGCCCGTCGAGTGGGCGGACCGGATCGAGTACCAGAGCGAGCTGGCGACGCTCGGCGCCCTCTGGGACTAG
- a CDS encoding NUDIX hydrolase, which translates to MDAYDKHAYEPFAVTVDLAVLTVTEGALHVLLVERGQEPYAGHWALPGGFVQPDESAETAARRELAEETGLSDVSGLHLEQLRTYSEPDRDPRMRVVSVAFAALLPDPPEPHGGSDAADARWVPYGAARPLAFDHDRILADARERVGAKLEYTCLATAFCGTEFTLGELQQVYETVWGTALDRPNFRRKVLATPGFVEPVPGAARLTGGRGKPAALYRAGTATTLHPPLLRTPREGRPA; encoded by the coding sequence GTGGACGCATACGACAAGCACGCCTATGAGCCCTTCGCCGTCACCGTCGATCTCGCCGTCCTCACCGTCACCGAGGGCGCCCTGCACGTCCTGCTCGTGGAGCGCGGACAGGAGCCGTACGCCGGCCACTGGGCCCTGCCCGGCGGTTTCGTGCAGCCCGACGAGTCCGCCGAGACGGCCGCCCGGCGTGAACTCGCCGAGGAGACCGGGCTGTCGGACGTCTCCGGGCTGCACCTGGAACAGCTGCGGACCTACAGCGAGCCCGACCGCGACCCCCGGATGCGCGTCGTGTCCGTCGCCTTCGCCGCGCTGCTGCCGGACCCGCCCGAGCCGCACGGCGGCAGCGACGCCGCGGACGCCCGCTGGGTGCCGTACGGCGCAGCGCGACCGCTCGCCTTCGACCACGACCGGATCCTGGCCGACGCCCGGGAACGCGTCGGCGCCAAGCTCGAGTACACCTGCCTCGCCACCGCCTTCTGCGGGACGGAGTTCACGCTCGGCGAGCTGCAACAGGTCTACGAGACCGTGTGGGGCACCGCCCTCGACCGCCCCAACTTCCGGCGCAAGGTGCTTGCCACCCCCGGCTTCGTCGAACCGGTCCCGGGCGCCGCGCGACTGACCGGCGGCCGCGGCAAACCGGCCGCGCTCTACCGCGCGGGCACGGCCACGACGCTCCATCCGCCTCTGCTCCGAACGCCTCGGGAAGGACGTCCCGCATGA
- a CDS encoding DUF72 domain-containing protein translates to MSEILVGTCSWTDRALTGSGWYPPGRRDAEGRLRHYAEQFPVVEVDSAYYALPGARNSRQWAERTPPGFVFDVKAFSLLTGHPTRSSTMPDGLPADPGNPAVLDEVWARFTEGIEPLRAAGRLGSVLFQFPPWFRPGQRAGEFLRECAERTAGWPVAVEFRHPGWWRKEWADVTCALLARYGMSAVAVDMTQTLPSSIPPVAPVTSPRLSVVRFHGRSTAWGSGSKEDRFRYEYGEDELAEWLPRLRSLAGRVEQLHVLFNNCCGTASVRAAETMRRLLAGTGRSPALEGQAAREP, encoded by the coding sequence ATGAGCGAGATCCTGGTGGGCACGTGTTCGTGGACGGACCGCGCGTTGACCGGTAGCGGCTGGTATCCGCCGGGCCGACGCGACGCCGAGGGACGGTTGCGGCACTACGCCGAGCAGTTCCCGGTCGTCGAGGTCGACTCGGCGTACTACGCGCTGCCCGGTGCCCGCAACAGCCGGCAGTGGGCCGAGCGGACGCCACCGGGCTTCGTCTTCGACGTGAAGGCGTTCTCGCTGCTCACCGGGCATCCGACCCGGAGTTCCACGATGCCGGACGGGCTGCCCGCCGACCCCGGGAACCCGGCGGTGCTGGACGAGGTGTGGGCGCGGTTCACCGAGGGGATCGAGCCGCTTCGGGCGGCCGGACGGCTCGGCAGCGTGCTGTTCCAGTTCCCGCCGTGGTTCCGGCCCGGACAGCGGGCCGGGGAGTTCCTGCGGGAGTGCGCCGAACGGACCGCCGGGTGGCCGGTCGCCGTGGAGTTCCGGCATCCCGGCTGGTGGCGCAAGGAGTGGGCGGACGTGACCTGCGCGCTGCTCGCCCGTTACGGCATGTCCGCCGTGGCCGTCGACATGACCCAGACGCTCCCCTCCTCGATCCCGCCCGTCGCTCCCGTCACCTCACCGCGGCTGTCCGTCGTCCGCTTCCACGGTCGCAGCACCGCCTGGGGATCGGGGAGCAAGGAGGACCGCTTCCGGTACGAGTACGGCGAGGACGAACTCGCCGAGTGGCTGCCCCGGTTGCGCTCGCTCGCCGGGCGGGTCGAGCAGCTCCACGTCCTGTTCAACAACTGCTGCGGCACCGCGTCCGTCCGGGCCGCGGAGACGATGCGGCGCCTGCTGGCCGGCACCGGCCGGTCCCCGGCGCTCGAGGGGCAGGCGGCCCGGGAGCCCTAG
- a CDS encoding TIGR03086 family metal-binding protein: MNPGELLERSLAYALGSVAVAGAAGLGRATPCAGWDLGELLEHLDDSLDALHEGLTGGRIGPLPQSDRVCGFRTRACAVLGAWAAGPPDLVHVGERPLDVRVMGAVGAVEIAVHGWDVARACGRSRPFPVALAAELLPIARCVVTEEDRGVRFAEPVAVPSCAPPDARLLAFLGRRDSFPG, from the coding sequence GTGAACCCGGGGGAGCTGCTGGAGCGGTCGCTCGCGTACGCGCTGGGGAGCGTGGCCGTGGCGGGGGCTGCCGGACTCGGCCGGGCGACGCCCTGCGCCGGGTGGGATCTGGGGGAGCTGCTCGAACATCTCGACGACTCCCTGGACGCGCTGCACGAGGGGCTGACCGGCGGGCGGATCGGACCGCTGCCGCAGAGCGACCGCGTGTGCGGCTTCCGTACGCGCGCGTGTGCGGTGCTCGGTGCCTGGGCGGCCGGGCCTCCTGATCTGGTCCACGTCGGGGAACGGCCGCTGGACGTACGGGTGATGGGTGCGGTCGGCGCCGTCGAGATCGCCGTGCACGGCTGGGACGTGGCGCGGGCCTGTGGACGCTCGCGGCCCTTCCCGGTCGCCCTTGCGGCCGAGTTGCTGCCCATCGCGCGGTGCGTGGTCACCGAGGAGGACCGCGGGGTGCGGTTCGCGGAGCCGGTCGCCGTCCCGTCCTGCGCGCCGCCCGACGCCCGGCTGCTGGCCTTTCTGGGGCGGCGCGATTCCTTTCCGGGATGA
- a CDS encoding pseudouridine synthase, whose translation MRSSGSGSGNNSGRGKPRGTGGGGNPRGTGGRGSQPTGGGGRDDKPKRAGKPRPEERRYDVGPGGTHEGPKSGRGASARGGAKGGPKQGQSGTGRGRWVPATSREYEARAEERNRERYANKKDVKLPKTFPGAEQEGERLQKILARAGYGSRRACEELIEQARVEVNGEIVLEQGKRVDPERDEVKVDGLTVATQSYQFFSLNKPAGVVSTMEDNEGRQCLGDYVTNRETRLFHVGRLDTETEGVILLTNHGELAHRLTHPRYGVKKVYLAHIVGPIPRDLGKRLKDGIQLEDGYAKADHFRVVEQTGKNYLVEVTLHEGRKHIVRRMLAEAGFPVDKLVRVAFGPITLGDQKSGWLRRLSNTEVGMLMKEVDL comes from the coding sequence ATGCGAAGCAGTGGCAGCGGCAGTGGCAACAACAGCGGGCGCGGCAAGCCCCGGGGAACCGGTGGCGGCGGCAACCCCCGCGGGACGGGCGGACGCGGCTCCCAGCCGACGGGCGGGGGAGGGCGCGACGACAAGCCGAAGCGCGCGGGCAAGCCCCGTCCCGAGGAGCGCCGCTACGACGTAGGGCCGGGCGGCACCCATGAGGGCCCGAAGTCCGGGCGCGGTGCCTCCGCGCGCGGCGGCGCCAAGGGCGGCCCCAAGCAGGGCCAGAGCGGCACCGGGCGTGGCCGCTGGGTCCCCGCGACCTCCCGCGAGTACGAGGCGCGGGCCGAGGAGCGCAACCGCGAGCGGTACGCGAACAAGAAGGACGTCAAGCTGCCCAAGACCTTCCCGGGCGCCGAGCAGGAGGGCGAGCGGCTGCAGAAGATCCTCGCGCGCGCCGGCTACGGCTCCCGGCGGGCCTGCGAGGAGCTCATCGAGCAGGCGCGGGTCGAGGTCAACGGCGAGATCGTCCTGGAGCAGGGCAAGCGTGTCGACCCGGAGCGGGACGAGGTCAAGGTCGACGGCCTGACGGTCGCGACGCAGTCGTACCAGTTCTTCTCGCTGAACAAGCCGGCCGGCGTCGTCTCCACGATGGAGGACAACGAGGGCCGTCAGTGCCTCGGCGACTACGTCACCAACCGTGAGACGCGGCTCTTCCACGTCGGTCGGCTCGACACCGAGACCGAGGGTGTCATCCTGCTCACCAACCACGGCGAGCTGGCGCACCGGCTGACCCACCCCAGGTACGGCGTGAAGAAGGTCTACCTCGCGCACATCGTGGGTCCGATCCCGCGGGACCTGGGCAAGCGGCTGAAGGACGGCATCCAGCTGGAGGACGGGTACGCGAAGGCGGACCACTTCCGGGTCGTCGAGCAGACCGGCAAGAACTACCTCGTCGAGGTGACCCTCCACGAGGGCCGCAAGCACATCGTGCGCCGCATGCTGGCGGAGGCCGGCTTCCCGGTCGACAAGCTGGTGCGGGTCGCCTTCGGCCCGATCACCCTGGGCGACCAGAAGTCGGGCTGGCTGCGGCGGCTGTCCAACACGGAGGTCGGGATGCTGATGAAGGAAGTCGACCTCTAG
- the scpB gene encoding SMC-Scp complex subunit ScpB, giving the protein MSEETTDVPAGPRTVADLDLRPALEAVLMVVDEPATEEHLSKILQRPRRQIADALRALADEYTVQGRGFELRLIAGGWRFYSRPEFAAAVEGFVLDGQQARLTQAALETLAVVAYRQPVSRSRVSAVRGVNCDGVMRTLLQRGLVQEAGAEPETGAILYVTTNYFLERMGLRGLDELPELAPFLPEAEAIEAETLEGVPSFDPDVPDADADDTTTTEL; this is encoded by the coding sequence GTGAGCGAGGAGACCACCGACGTCCCGGCCGGGCCGCGCACCGTCGCCGACCTCGATCTCAGGCCCGCCCTGGAGGCCGTCCTCATGGTCGTGGACGAGCCCGCCACCGAGGAACACCTCTCGAAGATCCTCCAGCGGCCCAGACGGCAGATCGCGGACGCGCTGCGGGCACTGGCCGACGAGTACACCGTCCAGGGGCGCGGTTTCGAGCTGCGGCTGATCGCCGGGGGCTGGCGTTTCTACAGCCGGCCCGAGTTCGCGGCGGCCGTCGAGGGCTTCGTGCTGGACGGCCAGCAGGCCCGGCTCACCCAGGCCGCGCTGGAGACCCTGGCCGTCGTCGCCTACCGTCAGCCGGTGAGCCGCAGCAGGGTCTCGGCCGTACGAGGAGTCAACTGTGACGGGGTCATGCGGACCCTCCTCCAGCGCGGTCTGGTCCAGGAGGCGGGCGCGGAACCCGAAACAGGTGCGATCCTGTACGTGACGACGAACTACTTTCTGGAGCGGATGGGCCTGCGAGGCCTGGACGAGCTCCCGGAGCTCGCGCCCTTTCTCCCCGAGGCGGAGGCGATCGAGGCCGAGACGCTGGAAGGGGTCCCGTCGTTCGATCCGGACGTACCGGATGCAGATGCAGACGACACGACGACGACGGAACTTTGA
- a CDS encoding segregation and condensation protein A: MTSNDAPTPGAPAGRRRVLGRGALRVEPVAEAESPAEAGGPLPPPAPVAPEPEVAEPETVVPEPDPEPEAPPPETPSEPQEPGDGVFKVRLSNFEGPFDLLLQLISKHKLDVTEVALSKVTDEFMAHIRAMGPDWDLDQTTEFLVVAATLLDLKAARLLPSAEVEDEADLALLEARDLLFARLLQYRAYKQIADIFNHRLDEEARRYPRTVGLEPHHAELLPEVVISIGPEGFAKLAVKAMQPRPKPQVYVDHIHAPLVSVQEQAGIVVARLKELGEASFRTLVEDTEDTLTVVARFLALLELYREKAVALDQETALGDLVVRWTGGEGDAEPMVTDEFDRPPEPPKEEKA; the protein is encoded by the coding sequence ATGACCTCGAACGACGCTCCCACCCCCGGCGCACCTGCCGGCCGTCGGCGTGTGCTGGGGCGGGGCGCTCTGCGGGTCGAGCCGGTGGCCGAGGCCGAGTCTCCCGCCGAGGCCGGTGGGCCGTTGCCCCCACCCGCGCCGGTGGCACCGGAGCCGGAGGTCGCGGAGCCCGAGACCGTCGTACCGGAACCTGATCCGGAACCCGAGGCCCCGCCGCCTGAGACCCCCTCCGAACCTCAGGAACCCGGCGACGGTGTCTTCAAGGTCCGGCTCTCCAACTTCGAAGGTCCCTTCGATCTCCTCCTCCAGCTGATCTCCAAGCACAAGCTGGATGTGACCGAGGTCGCCCTGTCCAAGGTGACCGACGAGTTCATGGCGCACATCAGGGCGATGGGGCCGGACTGGGACCTGGACCAGACGACCGAGTTCCTCGTCGTCGCCGCCACCCTCCTCGATCTCAAGGCGGCCCGGCTGCTGCCCTCCGCCGAGGTCGAGGACGAGGCCGACCTCGCCCTCCTCGAAGCACGTGACCTGCTGTTCGCGCGACTGCTGCAGTACCGCGCGTACAAACAGATCGCCGACATCTTCAACCACCGCCTCGACGAGGAGGCCCGCCGCTACCCCCGTACCGTCGGCCTCGAACCGCACCACGCCGAACTGCTGCCCGAGGTCGTCATCAGCATCGGCCCGGAGGGGTTCGCGAAGCTCGCCGTGAAGGCGATGCAGCCCAGGCCCAAGCCCCAGGTGTACGTGGACCACATCCACGCGCCGCTGGTCAGCGTGCAGGAGCAGGCCGGGATCGTCGTCGCCCGGCTGAAGGAGCTCGGCGAGGCCAGCTTCCGGACGCTGGTCGAGGACACCGAGGACACCCTCACCGTCGTGGCGCGATTCCTGGCGCTGCTGGAGCTGTACCGGGAGAAGGCCGTTGCGCTGGACCAGGAGACGGCCCTCGGCGACCTCGTGGTGCGGTGGACCGGCGGGGAGGGCGACGCCGAGCCGATGGTGACCGACGAGTTCGACCGACCGCCCGAGCCGCCCAAGGAGGAGAAGGCGTGA
- a CDS encoding ParA family protein encodes MNESTFTPGGGQPGTPARAEGPEGFEAVGSVAVRTFAAHQSHLNRRVTLSAHQSMDGHHVNAMAGDGSGAPHSQFADYDELPEGHFYDPDAEYEPDPEYAATLAPDAARQRRERIGPTGRPLPYFPIPGPLTDHGPAKIIAMCNQKGGVGKTTSTINLGAALAEYGRRVLLVDFDPQGALSVGLGVNPMELDLTVYNLLMERGMAADEVLLKTAVPNMDLLPSNIDLSAAEVQLVSEVARESTLQRALKPLMADYDYIVIDCQPSLGLLTVNALTAAHKVIVPLECEFFALRGVALLTETIEKVQERLNPELELDGILATMYDSRTVHSREVLARVVEAFDDHVYHTVIGRTVRFPETTVAGEPITTYASNSVGAAAYRQLAREVLARCHAE; translated from the coding sequence GTGAATGAGTCGACATTTACTCCCGGAGGTGGTCAACCAGGAACGCCTGCACGGGCTGAGGGCCCCGAGGGGTTCGAGGCTGTCGGCTCCGTCGCGGTGCGCACCTTCGCAGCCCACCAGAGCCACCTGAACCGGAGGGTGACTCTGTCAGCACACCAGAGCATGGATGGCCATCACGTGAACGCCATGGCCGGCGACGGAAGTGGCGCGCCCCACAGCCAGTTCGCCGACTACGACGAACTGCCCGAGGGGCACTTCTACGACCCCGACGCCGAATACGAGCCCGACCCCGAGTACGCGGCCACGCTCGCTCCCGACGCTGCACGCCAGCGCCGTGAGCGCATCGGCCCGACCGGACGCCCGCTGCCGTACTTCCCGATCCCGGGTCCGCTGACCGATCACGGACCCGCGAAGATCATCGCGATGTGCAACCAGAAGGGCGGCGTCGGCAAGACGACGTCGACCATCAACCTGGGTGCCGCGCTCGCGGAGTACGGACGTCGCGTGCTGCTCGTGGACTTCGACCCGCAGGGCGCGCTGTCGGTGGGCCTCGGTGTCAACCCGATGGAGCTCGACCTCACCGTCTACAACCTGCTCATGGAGCGGGGCATGGCGGCCGACGAGGTCCTGCTGAAGACCGCGGTCCCCAACATGGACCTGCTGCCGAGCAATATCGACTTGTCGGCGGCGGAGGTCCAGCTGGTCTCCGAGGTCGCGCGCGAGTCGACATTGCAGCGGGCCCTGAAGCCGCTCATGGCCGACTACGACTACATCGTGATCGACTGTCAGCCTTCACTGGGTCTGCTCACGGTCAACGCCCTGACGGCCGCGCACAAGGTGATAGTGCCACTGGAGTGTGAGTTCTTCGCCCTCCGTGGTGTCGCCCTGCTGACGGAGACCATCGAGAAGGTCCAGGAGCGGCTCAACCCGGAGCTGGAGCTCGACGGGATCCTCGCCACGATGTACGACTCGCGCACCGTGCACAGCCGTGAGGTGCTCGCGCGTGTCGTCGAGGCGTTCGACGACCACGTCTACCACACGGTCATCGGGCGCACGGTCCGCTTCCCGGAGACCACGGTCGCCGGTGAGCCGATCACCACGTACGCCTCCAACTCCGTCGGCGCCGCCGCCTACCGCCAGCTCGCCAGGGAGGTGCTCGCCCGGTGTCACGCCGAGTGA